The stretch of DNA AAAATAGAGTGGTACCAGGGTACGCCAGATCCGGTTGTCATACTCAAACACGGTATCCATGATATCCATAAATACCGACCCAAAATGACGAACCTGACTTTTTGCCTTCTGCCCACAGTGGTGGCACCACTGTCCCTGCAACGGAGTACGACAGTTAAGGCAGTGCTCTGGCAGATCGCTGGTGTTGGTACCCATGTGAGTGTATCCGGCTTTATTTTTATTAGTCATCAATCTGACGCTGATACGAAGCCTAATGCAACAATCCGGTGCAAGCAACTGTCAGCCGACCTGCGAGCCTCCGATGTGGCAATCATTAAAGCTATCCGGCAAACGGCCGCTACAGACAGCAGAGATGTGCCATTTACGTTCACCCAACACAGGTCTGCTATGAATCCGTCCACCATCATTGGCATGCTGTCCAGTATCGCGCTGCTGGGCAGTGTGCTGTTCTTTTCAGCCGAGTCCGATGCCAGTTTTCTGAATCTGCCCGGACTTGCCATCGTCATCACCGGCACCATGGCGGCCACGTTCATCAGCTATCCCATGAAGGAAGTGGTGCGAGTATTCAAGCTGGTAGCATTGGTCTTTCAGCGTGAAAACACCTACACCCGTGATGACATCAAGGAAATGGTGCAGGTCTCAAGACTGTGGTTTCAGGGCAATATCAAGGATGTAGACGATGCCCTGGTAAAAATCAAAAACCCGTTTTTGCGTAATGGCATCCAACTGGTCATTGCCAATACAGACGAACAGGAGATCATTGACACCCTGCGCTGGCGTATCGCGCGCGTGAAAGCCCGCGAACGCGCCGAGGCGCATATATTCCGCACCATGTCGACCTATGCAGCCGCCTTTGGCATGATCGGCACCCTGGTCGGCCTGGTAAACATGCTGGCGGTCATGGACTCTGGCAGCCTGGATCTGATTGGTCCACAGATGGCCGTGGCGCTGTTGACGACGTTCTACGGCATTCTGCTGGGCAATGTATTTTTTCAGCCCATAGCAGTAAAGCTGGAAAGACGCACGGAAGAGCGCCTCATCGCGATGAACATGGTGCTAGAGGGTGTTGCCATGATGAGCAAGCGTCGCCCGCCATCATTTATCGAAGATACACTCAAGTCCTTTGCCGCAACTTATGAAGACGAAATCCGCGACAAGGGTATGCCACCGCTGAGGCCTGCTCCCCGTGGAAAATAGCCGCTACTCAGTTACTCAGGTCGGCGACGATGACAGCCCCCCCGAGGCCGATAACTCCTGGATGCTCAGCTATCTGGATGTTCTGACACTCCTGATCGCTTTTTTTGTGCTGCTGCTGGCCATGTCCGAACCTAAAATCGCAGAAGAGGAAATTCTACAGTCCATGGTTTCTGCCACTGGCGGCGCAGACTCAGACGATCCGACTTCAAGTCTGACTCCAAGCGCCGGACCAGATGGAGTGCTTGGCGGGGGCATTGGTGTTCTGCCGGAATACAATGCAGTGATTGCAGGAGATGACGGGGACAGCAGTCCGGACGCCGAGGCCGGCGGCTCTGTAGACGAAGACAACAACGAGAATGAGGAACGCTTTGGCGAGCTGGAAGATAGTCTTAACTCTCTTGCCTTGCAGGGCGTAGATGCCGAAATCGGACGAGAAGGACTGACCCTGCGAATTGCCGACAACCTGTTGTTTGCCAGCGGAGAATCTGAACTGCGCTATGACGGCATGATACTAATCAGCCAACTACGTGAAGTGCTGGAAAGTTTTGAAGGAGAAATTTCGGTTGAGGGGCACACTGACAGCATACCCATCAACACCATTCAATTTCCGTCAAACTGGGAGCTGTCCAGCGCGCGTGCCATTTCAGTGCTACGCTTTCTGGAAGCCGACGGCATAGAAGCAGCACGCATGCGCGCGATCGGATATGCTGACACAAAACCCCTGCAAAGCAATAACAGTGCAGAAGGTCGTGCCGCGAACCGGCGTGTAGAGATTGTGCTGCGGGAGCCGGGTTAGGTCACTCCAAAGTTAAACCGAACAAACCTTTGGTTCAAAAAATAACTCGCGCAACCGATCCGGCAATGTCATTGGATCAAAAGGTTTGGCTATTACGCCCAGCACACCGGCACAGCGGTAAGAATCCATTTCATGCGACTGCACTTTCGCCGTCATAAAAACCACCGGGATATTTGCGACTGAGGGTATCGACTTCAGCAACTGCAGCGTGTCAGGCCCATCCATGCCGGGCATCATGACATCCAGTATAATCAGGTCTGGTTTAACTTCAGGGGCCAATTCAAGACATTGCTCACCTGATGCACAAATTGAGACCTCAAATCCACCGATCATCTCCAGTGAAATTCGTGCCACTTCACGAATGTCCGCTTCGTCCTCGACATACAGAATTTTCCTGAGCTCCGTCACCCGTCACCTCCATTTCATGATGATGTGATGTCTTCCATTAACTGCACCGGAAGCTCCACATAAAAAGTGGCACCCTTGCCTTCAATCGAATCAAAGCCCATAGAACCCGACATCTGTTCAGCAAGCTCTCGGGAGATAGCCAGACCAAGCCCGGCTCCGCCATGGCTTTTCAGGTCACTGCTATCAGCCTGCGCAAACCGACTGAAAATACGCGAGTGAAACGCAGCGGGCACACCCGGGCCATAGTCCTGCACACTGACTCTGATCTTGCCGTCGCGGACAATCTGCTCGACCAGAACCGATGATTGGCGGGGAGAAAATTTGATGGCATTCGATAGCAGATTACTCATTATCTGGGTAAAGCGCCGCTCGTCAACATCGACCAGTGCCTGGTCCCGACGACCAAGGACTATTTCCACATCTGCCTTCAATGCCAATGCGGCGCTGTCACTGACAGCACGTCCAACCAGTTCAGTGATTGACTCTCTACTTATCTGCATAGTCATCCGGCCACTTGCCAGACTCTCAATATCTAACAGATCCTCTATCAAGTGTCCCAGGCGTTTACAATTATTTTGAGCTATATCAAGCAAATTTAATGCATTAGCCTCAAGTCCGCCGGGCTGAGCAGCACTGATCAAACCCAATGATCCACAAATGGCCGTCAAGGGAGTACGCAGTTCATGACTCACGGTTGACACAAACTCATTTTTTAATCGATCAACTTTTTTGCGCTCGCTGATATCCCGGACAGTGCCGATAAATACCGGCTGGTCATTTCGGCTGATTTCAGTGACCATCAAATCAAGTGGGAACACTGTTCCGTTCTGATGGCGTCCCTGAACCTCTCGGCCTTTGCCAATGATCTTTTTATTGCCAGTCACCCGATAATTTTCCAGATAACTATCATGCTCACCGTGATACGGCTCGGGCATTAACATACTTACATTGCGACCCAGAACTGCTTGCTCCGGGTAACCAAATATTCGCTCAGCAGAACGGTTGTATGAGAGCACCGAACCTTTTGCATCGATGGTTATAATGCCGTCAATAATATTATCCAGAATTGTCTGGGTATGAGTCTGTTGGTCTTGTGCGCGCCGCTCAAGCGCGTCCGAGACTGTACCCAGCGCTTTTCCGAGCATTGTAAATTCTTCCAGGTCATGCTTGATCAGCCTCTGCTCGGCGCTGCCGACCAGAGCAAGACGAGCCAGATGTCCTGAAAACCAGGAACTGATTGCTTTGGCCAGGATCATATTCACTATTATCATCACGATCAGCCAGGTCAGCCAGATAGCGAGATCAGATGTCGACGCTACGAAGGGAAAGTTGAGCAGTATGGCTGTGACTGGTATCGTCATGCTGAGCAATAACGAGAAGAAAATTACATCCGGAATACGCAGTCGATTCAGACGCAGACGCAACCGGCTGGGCCGGTGAAAACGCAGCAAGGTGTAAACAATCTCAGCCAGGAACGCATTCAGAACTCCGTTTACCGCATGTTTTAAGGCAACAATGGTTAGCAGTTCAGACGCGAGCAACCCGGTTACGCTCAACAGACCCCAGATAAGTGGCGCACCGAGCATCAGCCAATAAAACATGGCCGCCAACAACAAGGACGAACCGTAGCGACCAATAAAAAAATGGACTATGACTATCTCAAGCGGGTAGATCACAAATCCGAGTGGATGCTGCCAGACTATTACTGTCATGGCCGACGCACAAAGAGCGACCAGAAGCCCTGCGGTGAAACCAAACAGCCGCAAGGCCAGCAGTGAGAAAGTCGATCCCAGCAGATATCTGAGTTCGCCGTCAAACAGCGTCAGGTGGTAATAGTTGCCCGATACCGCTAACAGGATAAGCAGGGCCACCAAAACAATCGACAGTTGACGCCCCGAAATGGTCATTGTTTTTATTTTTCGCTCAATGGAACAGTAAAATAAAAATGACATTTACCGGGTACACTGTCAAAGCCTATTTCACCCTGCATCTGTTCCACCAGCTCCTTACTGATAGCCAGCCCCAATCCGGCACCCCCATGTTCCCGGCGACTGCCTATTTCCGCCTGTGAAAAGCGCTTGAAGATATGGGGCCTGAAGTTGTCAGGAACTCCGGGGCCATGGTCAGTCACACTGATTTTGCAATGACTGTCATGGACTGATGCTGTAACCGTAACCGGTTCATTGTGCGGAGAAAATTTAATTGCATTTGAGATCAGATTATTAATGACCTGATGGAAGCGCAGCTGATCAACACGCACAGCTTGACGCCCCAGTTCATTCCCGGCCAGGTTCAATACCAATTGCACCGCCCGATCCGCCATCGCCGGTTTGTTGTCTGCTACTGCCTGTTCCAGCAATGGGACTATCTGATAATCGGCGAGTTCCAGATTCACCTTTCCTTGCATCAGTCGTTCCGTATCCAACAGATCATCGATCAATAGCGCCAGTCGGCGACCGTTACGTGCTGCCATATCCAGCAACTTATCGACCGGTACACCAGCTGATTGTGACTGCATCAATGACAAAGCACCGTTTAGTGCCGTCAACGGAGTCTTAAGTTCATGGCTGACGTTAGCAATGAATTGATCCTTTACATTCTCCAGGCGCTTTCGGTCGGTAATATCGGACTCGATGGCAATAAATCCTTCCAGCTCCGAGGACTCATTCAGCAAAGGGTTGCAACTGATATGAACCCAATAGGGCCGACCGCTTTTATGATAATTGATCAATTCAACATCGAAGGGCTCGCGATCCTTTACGGCGCGCGCCATCTGATCAGCCACACGCCGGTCACTTTCTTCGCCCTGCAGAATTCGCCCCGGTGACAGGCCCTTTATTTCTTCCAGGGTATAGCCGGCAAGGCGACTGAAGCCCTCATTGATCCATCGTACACGACCGTCAATGTCAGTAATGACTACTCCGTTGGTAGTCTGGCTGGCCACCTGTGACAGACGTAATATTTCCGACTGAATCTCGCGCTTCTGCTCACGGACCGCCGACGCCTGAACCAACTGAGCCAATGTAAACAACAGGGGCTGCAGAAACTGCACAGTATCTCGATCAAATGATCCTCGCCGGTTTCCCAGAACCAGCATAGTTACCGGTTTACCACCCAACATGACGGGGATGCCCAGATAGTTCCGGAGCTGCGGAAAGCCCCGCTCTCTCCAGAACGGACAGGGATCCTCTGCCACCTGATTAACAATCATCGCCTGTCTGGAGACCAATGTTTGATAGAACAGCCTGTTCAGGTTCGGGATGGCCTGCCCATCAGGAAAAAAAACCTGACCCTCTGAGCTGACGACGCGAACCGACAAAGCCATTGATTCGCGCCCATCACTGGCAGTGACATCACAAATCATGCCAAAATCGGCATCGATCAGCTGCAGAATGTCCTTAATCAAAGTGCCGAATGTCTTATTAAAATCGGCATAACGAATCTGTTGGGCCTGAATTCTGTTGATCACGGCACTAAGCCGATCCTGATCAAAGAGTCGATGGCGTAGTTCCCGCTCGCGAAGCAGCGCTATCTCATCAACAACACAGGCTGCCAGATCCTTGAGCGCGGTTATATCCTCAGCGGTGAATCGCCTTGGGGAGGTGCTGACAATGCTAAGCGTGCCAATGCTGTATTGGCCTTCCAGTACCAAGGGTGCGCCAGCATAAAACCTCAACCCGGGCGCACCCTTGACAGCCGCCATGTCAGCAAACCTGGTGTCTTTGCACAAATCTTCACAAATCAGCATCTGTTTATCGAGTATGGCATGAGCACAAATCGACTCAGAGCGTGGCAACTCCACAACCCCATCAATATCACCCGATTTAAACCACTGGCGATCTTGATCAACAAGCGACACAAATGCATACGGGACGCAAAAAAGTTGACGTGCCAGCCGGGTCAATCGATCAAAGCGTTCCTCAGGCTCGCTATCCAGCAAACACGTAGCATGCAGGGCGCGAAGCCGTTCTGTCTCATTACCCGGAAGAGGCGCCTGCATGGATTCAGGGCTCCGCAAAGCGCTGACGTATGGCCAGAATCTGACCTATATTGGCAAGGAAAAGCTCCACGAGATCTGGATCAAAGTGCAGCCCTTTGCTTTCCTGAATGTAGTCCAGAGCCCGCTCAATGTCCCAGGCTTTTTTATACGGTCGCTCCGAGGTCAAGGCATCGAACACGTCTGAAATCGCCACAATGCGACCTGCCACCGGAATCTGATCAGCCTTTAAAGCACGCGGATACCCTGATCCGTCCCATTTTTCATGGTGGGTCCAGGCAATTTCTCGTGCCATGACCATCAGATCCGAATCATCCCCATCCAGCAGCTTCGCGCCAATTTCAGCGTGGGTTTTCATTATTTCCCACTCGTCCGGTATCAGGCGGCCAGGCTTGAGCAAGATATAATCGGGAATACCAATTTTGCCAATATCGTGCATGGGGCTGGCGTGCAGCAATAGCTCACACTGGTCCGCTGACCAGCCGAGTTTTTCAGCCAGAAAGGCCGAGGTATGGGACATGCGAAGGATATGGTTGCCCGTTTCTTCATCTCTGTATTCGGCGGCCCGACCCAGTCGCTGTACCACCTGAAGCCGGGTTTCCCGCAGCTCCCGGGTCCGGTTGGCAACCATTTCCTCCAGCGTTTTTTTCTGATTCACCAACAGCTTGTGTGCCAGATGTACTTCCAACAGGTTCTGCACGCGCATGATGAGTTCTGAGGGATCAAATGGTTTGCTGATATAGTCCCGGGCACCGCGGGACAGCGACTCCAGGATAAAATCCCGCCCGTGCTGCGCCGTCAACATGACCACTGGGGGTAACACAGACTCGTTTAATGCCTTGAGCTGATCCAGCACCTGAAAGCCATTGAGGTGCGGCATATTCAGGTCAAGCAAAATCAAGTCTGGCCGCTCCTGCTGAAAAATCTGTGACACCTGGCGAGAATCATCCAGTGGGATGACATTGTTGTAACCGTGATGTGCCAACAACCGCACAATCAGCTTGAGGTTACTCTGCTCATCATCTACTACCAGTATTTTCTGTGATCGCGTCATTCTTTGCATAACAACATTTTTCCGTACATAAAGCTCACCATGAATGGCGCTGCAATATCGCCAGTACTTCGCTGACCTGAATGGGTTTTGTCAGGTAGTCTGCAAAGCCGGCCGCCATTCCGCGCTCCATATCTTTTTTCATGGCATTAGCGGTGATAGCAATCACCGGTGTCGCCTTCAGCGCATCAATGTTGCGCAATTTTCTAAGCACAGCGTACCCGTCCATATCAGGCAGGTTTATATCAAGAAATATCAAATCCGGCTTTCTGGATTGTGCAAGATCAATCCCCAACTGAGGCGACATCGCGCTCACAAACTCGAAATCAGGTCTCTTGGAGACGATGTTTGCCATCAGGCGGATATTGGATGGATTATCCTCAATATACAGCACAGGTCTACGCTCAGTGCTGATCGTCAGATCAGGCGCATCCAGACACGGTTCGATCTGATCGCTGAGATCAGTCGAAGAAATACTATCCGCCGCATCCAGCACGATCCAGAAGCAGGAACCTTCGCCTTTAGTGCTGGACACATGAATCTCTCCGCCCATCATCTCAATCAGTTGTTTGCTGATAGCAAGGCCGATTCCGGTTCCCTCGACCGCACTGCTCTCCTTTCCCAACCGATTGAATGGCTCAAAGATATGCGAAATCTGATCATCCTCGATACCCGTTCCCGTATCCGTTATAGAGAGTTTGATCCTTCCTTTTTCCAGTCGGCAGATATCGACAGAAATACGTCCGCTTTCGCGATTATATTTAACGGCATTCGACAAGAGGTTCAGCAGAATCTGTCGCAAACGGGTATGGTCAGCGACAACAGCCAGTGATGACTCCGTAACCACTCTTATTCCGATATTGCGTTCATCGGCAAGCGGCGAAATCTGACGTACGCAGTCATTAAGCAACTGATTAATTTCGATGGGCTCCTGTGAAATTGTCAGTCGTCCGGATTCGATTTTTGCCAGGTCCAATACCTCGTTTATCAGCTCCAGCAAGTGGTTACCGGACTTGAGTATTTCACTGACGCTATCCTTGGCTTCTTCAGACAGATCTTCATCGTAGCGAAGCAATTGAGCGAAGCCCAGAATGACATTCATGGGTGTTCTGAGTTCGTGACTCATACTGGACAAGAATTCCGATTTAGCAAGATTGGCCCGATCAGCTTCCAGCCGTGCTGCCTGCAAATCCATTTCCGCCCGTTTTCGATCATCGATATCCTGCACAACACCAATCATCTGGTCGGGCACACCATCCGCGTCATAGACTACCGAACCGCGCTCCAGCAACCACCTGACCGTGCCATCTGGCCACACCACGCGGTGCTCAATTTCATAGGGCTGTTTATCATTCAGACTGGCATTGATTGCGTCACCCACAGCCTGACGATCTTCGGGATGCACGGCAGCCATAAAATTATCGTAGGAGGTTTCCACCTCGCCTTCTTCGTAGCCAAACAAGGGGGCGATGCGCTCTGTCCAGTACAGCTGGTTGGTTTTTATATTCCAGTCCCAGGTTCCAATGTTTGCAAACACTTGACCAATTCTGAGCATTTCTTTGTGAGACTCTGCACGGAGCTCGGCTTCGCAGCGCTTTAAGGCGCTGCTGATTAATTCTGCAACTACCTGTAGCAGTTTCAGATCCTGCTCACGCCAGGCGTGAGGCTCGTTCAATGTTGCGAAACCCAGCAAGCCACTGACTTTTGCGTCTCTTACAATCGGTAACGCAATCACCGAACTTATCCCCAGGGACCTGAAAAAAGCCTTCTCTGCTGTGGCATCAGATGGCAGCGCGTTAATGTCTGGCAGATAAATTAAGGAGTCAGTCTGCACAGCATCCCACCACCAGGGCAGATCGGCAACCGGCACATTTTTAACCCGTGCTTTCTGAGAGCATAAACCGTGTCTGAACCACTCGTGTGTGTGCGTGACAGTGCCATTATCTGCAGCGTACTGAAACAGATTAGCCCGCTCGGCACCCAACAGTTGTCCTGCCAACGCCAGTGATTGCTCAACTGCATCATCCATCGCACTGGCCGGCGCATCCATCAATGTCGCGCCGACTTCAGCAATCAACTGCCTGAGGTCTGACTGGCGCTTCTGTTCCAGCTCTCTGGATTTGATCTCTGTTATGTCTGTTCGAATCGATACGTATTGGTAGGGTTTACCATCAGAATCCAGAAACGGCGTAATGGTTGATGAGACCCAATACAGTGAGCCGTCTTTTTTCCGGTTACAGATTTCTCCCTGCCAGACTTCTCCCTGCTTTATGGTCGACCACATGTCGCCGTAAAATTCCGCATCATGCAGGCCCGATTTAACCACTCGATGATTTAATCCCAACAGCTCATGACGCTGATAACCGGCAATCTCACAAAACTTGTCATTGACGTAAATAATGTCACCGCGGCCATCGGCAATGCTGACAATAGCATGCTGATTCAATGCAACATGCTCTCTTTCACGCTCATACAATGTGGTTTCAAGTTTGGTCCGAATCGCTGACGCCTGTCGCGCCCGCCGGGCCCGGGCACTGACAGCAGCAATCAGATGCTCCGGTAATACCGGTTTGACCATAAAGTCATCACCACCCAGATTCAGCGCCATCAATTGCTGACTCAGATCCGATTCAGCCGACAGGAAGATAATCGGCATATGCAGATAGGCAAAACGCTCTCTGAGCACCGCAGCCAGCTCAGGACCCGATACATCAGGCATGTAAACATCAATAATAGCCACGTCGGGATCAAAGCCGTTCAGCGCTTCAAGTATGTTCAGTGGATCACCAACACACAGGACGTTCATACCGGCGGCTGTGAGTGCGCTGGCATGAGCCTTCATCAACAAGGCATCATCATCCACCAGCAGAACCCGATAAGGCTCCACGGGCCTCCGACCAGTCAGTGTATCAAGAAGATCAACCAGCATGCCTGTATCTGCCGGTTTGGAGAGGTAGCGACTGGCGCCGGCCCGGAAGGCACGCAAGCGAGCCATCATGTCATCGCGTACTGACAGCACAACTACGGGTATGTTGAACTCAGAAAAAGATTCGCTGTACTTGCCAAGCAGCTCCAGTCCGCCGCTGTCATCGTCCGGAAACATAATATCCATTACAACTGCCAACGGCATGCTGTCAGATGTCTGTTCCATGCGCTGACTGAATGATTCCTGTGTCAGGAAAAGCTCAGTCTGATAACCGGCGTCACTCAAGGCCAGTTGTATCTTTTCTGCCTGCTGCAGGTCATCTTCAACGATAAAAACGGGCTGGTTTTTACGTCTGGAGAAGGCAGCATCTGATACCGGGCGCTCAGCCGCAGCCAATGGCAGTACCTGGCGAATAATCTTTTCGAGCTCCGCAATGGCCCCGACAAGTTGCGCGGAAAATCCGGACGAAGCAATCTGCTTGTCTTTCCTGGCCCGTGACATAAAACGGTCAACTTCGACGGCCGACTCTGAGAGTTCAAACAATCCAAAGGTGCCAGCAGCACCGGCCAGCCGATGGATCTCAAGATACAAGGTGTCGAAATGTTGTTGGCGCGCTGATTGCGGATCAGCCTCGTGCAAGCGGATAGCCAACTGAGAAAAGATATCAATGCGGTCTTCCAGATCTTTAATAAAGGTCTGTCGCAACGATGACAGTGCTCGCTGCACTTCGTGATAAGTATCAGAATTCACAATTAACGGCCTGTTAGAAATTGTCAGCGCATGTACAGCATCACCCAATTATCCTTACTGTATCGGCCAAGTTCTATCAGGATTTATTCAATTATTTGCGACAATATTCCGACATATCCTCCAGCGCCTGATTGGCTTCTGGCAACACCGGGACAAACAGCGGCCAGACATGTGGCTGTCCACGCCAGATCTGCAGCTCAGTCTCTACCCCTGCTGTTGCGGCCGCTTCCGCAACGCGGATACCGTCGTCACGTAACACCTCATTGTCGCTGACATAAATACGTAACGGCGGAAACCCGCTCATATCAGCATAAAGCGGCGATGCCAGCGGATCAGCCCCATCAGCACCATTCAGGTAGGTCGCTGCCGCCCGGCGAATGGCGTCACCGGTGAACATGGCACAACTGGCTGAATTGGCATCCAGTGAGGCACCTGTACCCAGAAGATCAGCATAAGGGGACAACAGTGCTGCCCTGGCAGGCATGGGCATATCGGCCTGTTTGATCTGATGCAGCAATGACATTACCAGACCGGCACCGGCCGAATCACCTGCCAATATAATCTGATCGGGTTGATAAGATTCGAGCAGGTAGTGCCAGGCTGCCATGGCATCCTGAGGCGCGGCAGGAAAGGGATGTTCGGGCGCCAGACGGTAATCCAGAGAGAACAGCGCCAGCCCGCTGGCTTGCGCCAGACGTGTAGTAAATGCGCGGTAAGCGGTGGGGGAACCAAACAGATAACCACCGCCATGGCAGTAAAGAATGCATCGACCTGCCGCCGCACCCTCTGGAATCTGCCATTCCCCTTTCAGGCCACTCTGGTCGACCACCTGTATACTGACGCTGTCAGCAGGTGCCACTTTGCCCATATCACGCTCGACAACTTTTCGAAATCGAATCGGGTCAAAGTCATCAGCCAGCAGTTTGGGTTTGAATTTGCGCTTCAGTACCCAGCTGGTAAAACGGCTGCGAAGTGTCAGGCGATTAACTTTTGAGCGCTTTAGCATGGCATTTCCCCTTATTATTTTCCTGGCATGACGAATCATGTGCGGCGGGGTTAATGCTTGCTCAGCGGTTGGCGCCTGTCAAATCATTTGCTGAATCTGAGCAACAGTCTCGCTCAGA from Pseudohongiella spirulinae encodes:
- a CDS encoding alpha/beta hydrolase, producing the protein MLKRSKVNRLTLRSRFTSWVLKRKFKPKLLADDFDPIRFRKVVERDMGKVAPADSVSIQVVDQSGLKGEWQIPEGAAAGRCILYCHGGGYLFGSPTAYRAFTTRLAQASGLALFSLDYRLAPEHPFPAAPQDAMAAWHYLLESYQPDQIILAGDSAGAGLVMSLLHQIKQADMPMPARAALLSPYADLLGTGASLDANSASCAMFTGDAIRRAAATYLNGADGADPLASPLYADMSGFPPLRIYVSDNEVLRDDGIRVAEAAATAGVETELQIWRGQPHVWPLFVPVLPEANQALEDMSEYCRK
- a CDS encoding response regulator, producing the protein MNSDTYHEVQRALSSLRQTFIKDLEDRIDIFSQLAIRLHEADPQSARQQHFDTLYLEIHRLAGAAGTFGLFELSESAVEVDRFMSRARKDKQIASSGFSAQLVGAIAELEKIIRQVLPLAAAERPVSDAAFSRRKNQPVFIVEDDLQQAEKIQLALSDAGYQTELFLTQESFSQRMEQTSDSMPLAVVMDIMFPDDDSGGLELLGKYSESFSEFNIPVVVLSVRDDMMARLRAFRAGASRYLSKPADTGMLVDLLDTLTGRRPVEPYRVLLVDDDALLMKAHASALTAAGMNVLCVGDPLNILEALNGFDPDVAIIDVYMPDVSGPELAAVLRERFAYLHMPIIFLSAESDLSQQLMALNLGGDDFMVKPVLPEHLIAAVSARARRARQASAIRTKLETTLYEREREHVALNQHAIVSIADGRGDIIYVNDKFCEIAGYQRHELLGLNHRVVKSGLHDAEFYGDMWSTIKQGEVWQGEICNRKKDGSLYWVSSTITPFLDSDGKPYQYVSIRTDITEIKSRELEQKRQSDLRQLIAEVGATLMDAPASAMDDAVEQSLALAGQLLGAERANLFQYAADNGTVTHTHEWFRHGLCSQKARVKNVPVADLPWWWDAVQTDSLIYLPDINALPSDATAEKAFFRSLGISSVIALPIVRDAKVSGLLGFATLNEPHAWREQDLKLLQVVAELISSALKRCEAELRAESHKEMLRIGQVFANIGTWDWNIKTNQLYWTERIAPLFGYEEGEVETSYDNFMAAVHPEDRQAVGDAINASLNDKQPYEIEHRVVWPDGTVRWLLERGSVVYDADGVPDQMIGVVQDIDDRKRAEMDLQAARLEADRANLAKSEFLSSMSHELRTPMNVILGFAQLLRYDEDLSEEAKDSVSEILKSGNHLLELINEVLDLAKIESGRLTISQEPIEINQLLNDCVRQISPLADERNIGIRVVTESSLAVVADHTRLRQILLNLLSNAVKYNRESGRISVDICRLEKGRIKLSITDTGTGIEDDQISHIFEPFNRLGKESSAVEGTGIGLAISKQLIEMMGGEIHVSSTKGEGSCFWIVLDAADSISSTDLSDQIEPCLDAPDLTISTERRPVLYIEDNPSNIRLMANIVSKRPDFEFVSAMSPQLGIDLAQSRKPDLIFLDINLPDMDGYAVLRKLRNIDALKATPVIAITANAMKKDMERGMAAGFADYLTKPIQVSEVLAILQRHSW